A genome region from Thalassotalea euphylliae includes the following:
- a CDS encoding enoyl-CoA hydratase/isomerase family protein — protein sequence MSIQVHTHITNHIATIAFTSPEHHFMTLELLEAIQAAFSKLARDPQVRVIILTNSSPGYFITHYSLDEINQHMQQVRKIKALTGPLFPVSVRLVMALSKAIVRLDRFPSVRNVIDRAAKYNFIETTLTYARVNRFLQQVRNSQKLVIAAIGGNAQGFGMELAMACDFRVMARGDYYLGQIESLIGLMPGSGGMHSLTRLIGEAKAIELSMLGSRLTADEAEQLGLIYQAVDEAELAEASGQLAEKLARKSPLSLSYIKQGIHKGHKQSFSQALAQDEVAFVDTASTDLAAKAYQNQQASQVGGKTINVAFDHQEASDINEE from the coding sequence ATGAGTATTCAAGTTCACACCCATATCACCAATCATATTGCGACGATTGCCTTTACCAGCCCTGAGCACCACTTTATGACCCTTGAGCTGTTAGAAGCCATTCAAGCAGCTTTCTCGAAACTAGCGCGTGACCCGCAAGTGCGCGTGATCATTTTGACGAACTCATCGCCCGGCTATTTTATTACTCATTACTCGCTGGATGAAATCAATCAACATATGCAGCAAGTGAGAAAAATCAAAGCACTAACCGGCCCCTTGTTCCCAGTATCCGTCCGTCTGGTCATGGCACTGTCAAAAGCCATTGTGCGCCTTGATCGCTTTCCCTCTGTGCGAAATGTTATCGACCGCGCCGCGAAATATAACTTTATTGAAACCACACTGACTTATGCGCGGGTAAATCGCTTTTTACAGCAAGTGAGAAATAGTCAAAAACTGGTGATTGCGGCAATTGGTGGCAACGCCCAAGGCTTTGGTATGGAGCTAGCAATGGCCTGTGATTTTCGCGTGATGGCAAGAGGGGATTACTACCTTGGCCAAATTGAATCACTCATCGGCCTAATGCCGGGCTCAGGAGGCATGCATAGCCTCACAAGACTAATTGGTGAAGCCAAAGCAATTGAGCTAAGTATGTTAGGTAGCCGTTTAACTGCTGACGAAGCAGAGCAATTAGGGCTTATCTATCAAGCAGTTGACGAAGCTGAACTAGCCGAGGCCAGTGGTCAACTTGCCGAAAAACTCGCAAGAAAATCGCCGTTATCGCTTAGCTATATTAAGCAAGGTATTCACAAAGGGCATAAACAAAGCTTTAGCCAAGCGCTAGCACAAGATGAAGTTGCTTTTGTTGATACCGCCAGCACTGACCTAGCGGCAAAAGCTTATCAAAACCAGCAAGCTAGTCAAGTTGGGGGTAAGACAATAAACGTGGCGTTTGACCATCAAGAAGCTAGCGATATTAACGAGGAGTAA
- a CDS encoding PaaI family thioesterase yields MANNTIDTSLAENSITKNKAENKQAVDPRKLSGLELLTTLINQQVPPPSIADTMGVYLVEVREGYVKFEATASAQHLNPMGGVHGGFACTALDSATGCAVHTMLKPGEGYGTIDINVKMMRPIPVGKTLYAESQVINMSKSLGVSEGKLVDDEGKLYAYASCTCKIIR; encoded by the coding sequence ATGGCAAACAACACAATCGACACTTCTTTAGCTGAAAATTCTATCACTAAAAACAAAGCTGAAAACAAACAAGCCGTTGACCCACGTAAACTTAGTGGTTTAGAGCTGCTTACCACCTTAATTAATCAGCAAGTACCACCACCAAGCATTGCTGACACCATGGGCGTTTATTTGGTTGAAGTGCGCGAGGGCTATGTAAAATTTGAAGCGACTGCCTCAGCACAGCATTTAAATCCGATGGGCGGCGTACATGGCGGCTTTGCCTGCACTGCACTTGATTCTGCCACTGGCTGTGCGGTTCATACTATGCTCAAGCCGGGGGAAGGCTACGGCACCATCGACATTAACGTAAAAATGATGCGCCCGATTCCTGTGGGTAAAACCCTTTACGCGGAAAGTCAGGTCATCAATATGTCAAAATCACTCGGAGTGTCAGAAGGCAAGCTAGTGGATGATGAGGGTAAGCTCTATGCATATGCTTCTTGCACTTGCAAAATCATTCGGTAG
- a CDS encoding TonB-dependent receptor encodes MSCCNRNSCDLYNKPVNPITKSITLACSILASTSAVAYADDNIENIDALEVITISHQRYDLHSLEEHSAIAKGSTSVPDLANWLASVPGANINRNGPVTGIAQYRGLFGDRVATTIDGHPIIGAGPNAMDTPLSYSTPLIVDALTVYRGVAPVAAAIDTLGGAVQVKMRKADISQQQQLEMSGDLQLGYRSNNKAETGAGVINLSQGNWGAMLFANVQQADDMETGSGKDISPTEFQKRQFGGDFRFDNGNKNIGLTYHYLDTQDSGTPALPMDIEYIFSHRVSLDGGFSLANWQINWQLGYLDADHKMTNFLLRQNNNPMRHRRNHAESETIDVKLSAEQAFSFGELTLGIDGYFAEHDSFISNPNNAMFFVNNFNQVEDNRYGLFAELVTTLTNSKISYGLRLKRAEADAGNVSTSMAAMPMPAMLLNRFNGADRSVSETDIDLAINSETRLTDNLSLSAGVGVKTRAPSYQERYLWLPMEATAGLADGRTYIGNINLDSEQAYQLDLGVNYLDQNLSISPHIFYQSIDNYIQGTPLPMSEMAARMVAQMMAGDSNPLQFTNVDAKLYGADINWQYKFNEHWQISGIASYVRGERRDIDDELYRIAPLNGQVTISYQGTDFTTNLTLVAVASQNKVSNTNLEQTSSGYGLINLDAQYFVNTSLTLKAGIDNVFDKDYRSHLSGYNRVQGSDIPVGQRLPGEGVSAWLEASYSF; translated from the coding sequence ATGTCATGCTGCAATAGAAATTCTTGTGATCTTTACAACAAACCTGTCAACCCAATTACCAAATCAATCACGCTTGCTTGTTCGATACTAGCCAGCACTTCAGCCGTAGCTTATGCCGACGATAATATTGAAAACATTGACGCACTCGAAGTGATCACCATCAGCCATCAACGCTATGACTTACATAGCTTAGAGGAGCATTCAGCGATTGCAAAAGGCAGTACCAGCGTGCCTGATTTAGCGAACTGGCTAGCTTCCGTGCCCGGTGCCAATATCAATCGCAATGGTCCAGTCACGGGGATTGCCCAATATCGTGGGTTATTTGGTGATCGCGTTGCCACCACGATTGACGGTCATCCGATCATAGGCGCAGGCCCAAATGCCATGGATACGCCGCTGAGCTATTCAACACCTTTGATTGTTGACGCACTAACCGTTTACCGCGGCGTCGCACCTGTTGCTGCGGCAATTGATACGCTTGGCGGGGCAGTGCAAGTGAAAATGCGTAAAGCGGATATCAGCCAACAACAGCAATTAGAGATGTCGGGCGATTTGCAACTGGGATATCGCAGTAACAATAAAGCAGAAACTGGCGCCGGTGTTATTAATCTCAGCCAAGGCAATTGGGGCGCTATGCTCTTTGCCAATGTGCAACAAGCTGATGATATGGAAACAGGTAGTGGCAAAGACATTAGCCCGACTGAGTTTCAAAAGCGTCAGTTTGGTGGGGATTTTCGTTTTGATAATGGTAATAAAAATATTGGCCTCACCTATCACTACTTAGATACGCAAGATTCAGGCACGCCCGCCCTACCGATGGATATTGAATATATTTTTAGCCATCGTGTTAGCCTAGACGGCGGCTTTAGCTTGGCGAATTGGCAAATAAACTGGCAGTTAGGTTATTTAGATGCCGATCACAAGATGACCAATTTCTTGCTGAGGCAAAATAACAACCCAATGCGTCATCGCCGCAATCACGCTGAATCTGAAACGATTGACGTTAAGTTAAGCGCCGAGCAAGCCTTTAGTTTTGGCGAACTTACCTTAGGTATTGATGGCTATTTTGCTGAGCATGATTCATTTATTTCTAATCCCAACAATGCCATGTTCTTTGTTAATAACTTTAATCAAGTGGAAGATAATCGCTATGGCCTATTCGCCGAATTAGTTACAACGCTTACTAATAGCAAAATTAGCTACGGCTTGCGCTTAAAACGAGCAGAGGCTGATGCGGGTAATGTCTCAACATCGATGGCAGCTATGCCAATGCCAGCCATGCTATTAAATCGCTTTAACGGTGCAGATCGCAGTGTCAGCGAAACCGATATCGACCTAGCGATCAATAGCGAAACAAGGCTCACTGACAACTTATCACTTTCAGCAGGCGTTGGCGTAAAAACCCGCGCACCATCATACCAAGAGCGCTACTTATGGCTGCCAATGGAAGCAACAGCAGGCTTAGCAGATGGCCGCACTTATATTGGCAATATCAATCTCGATTCAGAGCAAGCTTACCAGCTAGATTTAGGCGTTAACTACCTTGATCAAAATCTCTCGATTAGCCCTCATATCTTTTATCAGAGTATTGATAACTATATTCAAGGCACGCCGTTACCGATGAGTGAAATGGCCGCGCGTATGGTGGCACAGATGATGGCAGGCGATTCAAATCCACTGCAGTTTACCAATGTCGATGCCAAGTTGTATGGGGCAGATATCAATTGGCAATACAAGTTTAACGAGCACTGGCAGATATCAGGCATTGCCAGTTATGTGCGAGGTGAGCGCCGTGATATTGATGACGAGCTTTATCGTATAGCGCCACTCAATGGCCAGGTGACAATCAGTTACCAAGGCACTGACTTTACCACTAACCTTACATTGGTCGCGGTTGCCAGCCAAAATAAGGTGTCTAACACTAATCTAGAGCAAACCAGCTCAGGCTATGGCTTAATCAACCTAGACGCTCAGTATTTCGTTAACACGTCACTGACCCTTAAAGCAGGAATTGATAATGTATTTGATAAAGATTATCGCAGTCATTTAAGCGGTTATAACCGAGTGCAAGGGAGTGATATTCCGGTCGGCCAACGGTTACCCGGAGAAGGTGTGAGCGCTTGGCTAGAAGCGAGTTACTCGTTCTAA
- a CDS encoding DUF3012 domain-containing protein, translated as MTHQYSTSIKKLISVSLLALFVSACAPEVGSEKWCKQMSEKPKGDWTATEAKDYAKHCVFN; from the coding sequence ATGACACATCAATACAGCACTTCAATAAAAAAATTAATCAGCGTTAGCCTGTTAGCACTATTTGTTTCGGCCTGTGCACCTGAAGTCGGCAGCGAAAAGTGGTGCAAACAAATGAGCGAAAAACCTAAAGGCGATTGGACCGCAACTGAAGCAAAAGACTACGCCAAGCATTGCGTGTTTAATTAA
- a CDS encoding 5-carboxymethyl-2-hydroxymuconate Delta-isomerase, whose protein sequence is MPHFVIECSKNITELVEETELNLAVHQVAAASELFTLGDIKVRTNSYSTYLVGGTETGSFIHVFANIMQGRTVEQKAALSKTVVERLTELLPSVSNIAMNVNDFEKASYCNKAML, encoded by the coding sequence ATGCCGCATTTTGTGATTGAATGCTCGAAAAACATTACTGAACTTGTTGAGGAAACTGAGTTAAATCTGGCTGTTCATCAAGTTGCCGCCGCTAGTGAGCTATTTACCCTAGGTGACATTAAGGTGAGAACCAACAGCTACAGTACATATTTAGTTGGCGGCACCGAAACAGGGAGCTTTATTCATGTTTTCGCCAACATCATGCAAGGTCGAACGGTAGAGCAGAAAGCGGCGCTGTCAAAAACGGTGGTAGAGCGCCTCACTGAACTGTTGCCCAGTGTTTCTAACATTGCCATGAATGTTAATGATTTTGAGAAAGCGAGCTATTGCAATAAAGCTATGCTTTAA
- a CDS encoding DUF4124 domain-containing protein: protein MANNKEQVLANRLLVLMFLTLSTSVAAFQSAEVYRWVDKDGNVHYSDMPNNPNAKLIFVQPGITSKADTAQFPEQVADNSDAISDQDLAQGQDQLAFREAPNSAESCRDLRVEMNKRSRDLNAGNPEKARQARIFLTLAEKLLESGNCQ, encoded by the coding sequence ATGGCGAACAACAAGGAGCAAGTTTTGGCTAACCGTTTATTAGTGTTAATGTTTTTGACACTTTCAACAAGCGTAGCAGCATTTCAATCTGCTGAAGTTTATCGCTGGGTGGATAAAGACGGCAACGTGCATTATTCAGATATGCCGAACAATCCGAACGCCAAACTTATCTTTGTTCAGCCAGGTATCACATCAAAAGCCGACACGGCACAATTTCCCGAACAAGTAGCTGATAACAGCGACGCTATTTCTGATCAAGACTTAGCCCAAGGTCAAGACCAATTGGCATTTAGGGAAGCGCCGAATAGCGCAGAATCGTGTCGTGACTTACGCGTAGAAATGAATAAGCGTTCACGTGATTTAAATGCCGGTAACCCGGAAAAAGCAAGACAAGCGAGAATTTTCTTAACGTTGGCGGAAAAGTTACTGGAAAGCGGTAACTGCCAATAG
- the trpA gene encoding tryptophan synthase subunit alpha, giving the protein MTQAVSKTGQDRYQQMFDRLAEQNEGAFVPFVTLGDPGKAQSIKVIKALIDAGADALELGIPFSDPSADGVVIQMAGIRALAAGISTDDCIDILKEIRAYAPQVPIGLLLYGNLVFSRGISRFYEEMSNAGVDSILIADVPIRESAPFRKAALDNGIAPIFIAPPNATQATLKEVAAFSQGYTYVLGRAGVTGAETKATMPADNLINSLTEFNAPPPVLGFGISAPEQVAAAIKSGAKGAISGSATVKIIEQNLNDEDKMLAELASFVSAMKAATK; this is encoded by the coding sequence ATGACTCAAGCAGTAAGTAAAACGGGACAAGATCGCTACCAGCAGATGTTCGATCGTTTAGCTGAGCAAAACGAAGGGGCATTTGTGCCGTTCGTGACACTTGGCGACCCAGGTAAAGCCCAATCAATTAAAGTGATTAAAGCGCTTATCGACGCTGGTGCGGATGCGCTAGAGCTGGGCATTCCATTTTCAGACCCAAGTGCTGACGGCGTGGTCATTCAAATGGCCGGTATTCGCGCCCTTGCTGCGGGTATCTCCACGGACGATTGCATTGATATTTTAAAAGAAATTCGCGCCTACGCACCGCAAGTGCCAATTGGTTTATTGCTCTACGGTAACTTAGTGTTCTCGCGTGGCATTTCACGTTTTTACGAAGAAATGAGTAATGCGGGCGTCGATTCTATTTTGATTGCCGATGTGCCAATTCGCGAAAGTGCACCATTTAGAAAAGCCGCCCTCGACAATGGCATTGCGCCAATCTTTATTGCGCCGCCAAACGCAACGCAAGCAACGTTAAAAGAAGTGGCAGCATTTAGCCAAGGCTACACTTATGTGCTTGGCCGCGCAGGTGTAACGGGCGCTGAAACTAAAGCGACAATGCCAGCAGATAACTTGATTAACAGCTTAACCGAGTTTAACGCGCCACCACCGGTACTGGGGTTTGGTATTTCAGCACCTGAGCAAGTGGCTGCGGCAATTAAATCAGGCGCAAAAGGTGCGATTAGTGGCTCTGCAACGGTGAAAATCATCGAGCAAAACCTCAATGATGAAGACAAAATGTTAGCTGAGCTAGCCAGCTTTGTCTCTGCAATGAAGGCAGCGACTAAATAG
- the trpB gene encoding tryptophan synthase subunit beta, with protein MTDTVSTNIDSTDTAAKRLSPYFGDFGGMYVSELLVPALEQLEQAFIDSQKDEDFLNEFNSLLQEYAGRPTPLTLCRNLVKNPLAKVYLKREDLLHGGAHKTNQVLGQALLAKRMGKTEIIAETGAGQHGVASAIACSLLGLKCRVYMGAKDCERQQPNVFRMRLMGAEVIPVTAGSGTLKDACNEALRDWSASYEDAHYLLGTAAGPHPFPTIVREFQKMIGEEAKAQLLAQEGRLPDYVIACVGGGSNAIGMFNDFIKEEGVKLIGVEAGGKGVETQHHGATLTAGTKGMLHGNYTYIMQNPDGQIEESYSVSAGLDYPGVGPQHAFLKDTGRAEYVAINDDEALEAFQALARNEGIIPALESSHALGQALKMAEQVTEETIFLVNLSGRGDKDLAHVHTILSPETAEGGVA; from the coding sequence ATGACAGACACAGTTTCTACGAACATAGATTCTACAGATACCGCGGCAAAGCGCCTGTCACCTTACTTTGGTGACTTCGGCGGCATGTATGTCAGCGAACTTTTAGTCCCTGCCCTTGAACAACTTGAGCAGGCATTTATCGACTCACAAAAAGACGAAGACTTTCTAAACGAGTTTAACTCACTGCTACAAGAGTACGCAGGTCGTCCAACGCCATTAACGCTATGTCGTAACTTGGTGAAAAACCCATTAGCAAAAGTCTACCTAAAACGTGAAGACTTATTGCACGGCGGTGCTCATAAAACGAACCAAGTGTTAGGCCAAGCACTACTGGCAAAACGCATGGGCAAAACTGAGATCATCGCGGAAACGGGCGCTGGTCAACACGGCGTGGCTTCAGCAATCGCTTGTTCACTGCTGGGTTTAAAATGTCGCGTTTATATGGGCGCAAAAGACTGTGAACGCCAACAACCTAACGTATTCCGTATGCGTTTAATGGGCGCGGAAGTTATTCCAGTAACCGCAGGCAGCGGCACGCTAAAAGATGCGTGTAACGAAGCGCTGCGCGACTGGTCAGCAAGTTATGAAGACGCTCACTACCTACTAGGTACGGCGGCTGGCCCTCACCCATTCCCAACAATTGTGCGTGAATTCCAGAAAATGATTGGTGAAGAAGCAAAAGCGCAATTATTGGCACAAGAAGGTCGTCTACCCGACTACGTAATTGCTTGTGTCGGTGGTGGCTCGAACGCCATTGGTATGTTTAACGACTTCATTAAAGAAGAAGGCGTTAAGCTTATTGGTGTTGAAGCAGGTGGTAAAGGCGTTGAAACCCAGCACCATGGTGCTACCTTAACTGCCGGAACCAAAGGTATGCTGCACGGTAACTACACTTACATTATGCAAAACCCCGATGGCCAAATTGAAGAGTCTTACTCAGTTTCTGCCGGTCTAGATTACCCTGGTGTTGGCCCACAGCACGCTTTCTTAAAAGACACTGGCCGCGCTGAGTACGTTGCTATTAACGATGATGAAGCATTGGAAGCCTTCCAAGCCTTAGCCCGTAATGAAGGTATTATTCCAGCGCTTGAGTCTTCTCATGCCCTTGGTCAAGCCTTAAAAATGGCTGAGCAAGTAACCGAAGAAACCATTTTCTTAGTGAACCTTTCAGGCCGAGGCGATAAAGACTTAGCGCACGTTCACACGATTTTATCGCCAGAAACCGCTGAAGGAGGAGTAGCGTAA
- the trpCF gene encoding bifunctional indole-3-glycerol-phosphate synthase TrpC/phosphoribosylanthranilate isomerase TrpF produces the protein MGSSANSNQPTKNVLAKIVEDKKLVVEALKKSLPLESFINDLVPTEKSLYDRLSEPQAGFILECKKASPSKGLIRPDFDVEAIATIYDNYAAGISVLTDEKYFQGTFEYLQQVTAKVKAPVLNKDFFIDTYQVYLARHYGADAILLMLSVLDDNEYRELAEVAQKYNLAILTEVSNQDELDRALSLDAKLIGINNRNLRDLSTDIERTFEFAPQIPDGKLVISESGIYTNEEVRYLAPAVDGFLVGSSIMAQDNVDKACRQLIFGQHKVCGLTDAATATAVKQAGSLYGGLIFAEKSPRYVTLAQAERIVKAESGLDYVGVFVDAEAQQVAEFANTLGLSAVQLHGNESADYIESLSPLLPAGCKVWKAKAVTEQVPPLDLDVNGWVLDGKSPGSGQPFPWQVLADTEQALSTCLLAGGIGVDNIDDAIKVTNEQQLKGLDINSGVETSPGKKSPAKINQVFAEIRNY, from the coding sequence ATGGGTTCTTCAGCAAATAGTAATCAACCTACAAAAAATGTATTAGCAAAAATCGTTGAGGACAAAAAATTGGTGGTAGAAGCGTTGAAAAAATCGCTGCCACTGGAAAGCTTTATCAATGATTTAGTGCCAACGGAAAAAAGCTTGTACGATCGCTTAAGCGAGCCACAAGCGGGCTTTATTCTTGAATGTAAAAAAGCCTCACCGTCGAAAGGCTTAATTCGTCCTGATTTTGATGTTGAAGCAATTGCAACAATTTACGATAACTACGCGGCGGGTATTTCGGTATTAACCGACGAAAAATACTTCCAAGGGACCTTTGAGTACCTGCAACAAGTGACCGCAAAAGTCAAAGCGCCAGTACTGAATAAAGATTTCTTTATCGACACTTACCAAGTTTACTTGGCACGTCACTATGGTGCCGATGCCATTTTATTAATGCTGAGCGTGTTAGACGATAATGAGTATCGCGAGCTGGCTGAGGTCGCACAAAAGTACAACTTAGCGATCCTCACAGAAGTTTCAAACCAAGATGAATTAGACCGCGCATTGTCGCTAGATGCCAAGCTAATTGGCATAAATAACCGTAACTTACGGGATCTTTCAACCGATATCGAACGTACGTTTGAATTCGCTCCACAAATTCCAGACGGTAAGTTAGTGATCTCTGAATCCGGCATTTACACCAACGAAGAAGTTCGCTATTTAGCACCAGCGGTAGACGGCTTTTTAGTTGGCAGTTCAATCATGGCGCAAGACAATGTTGACAAAGCTTGTCGTCAGTTAATTTTCGGCCAACACAAAGTCTGTGGCTTAACAGACGCAGCAACAGCAACTGCAGTCAAACAAGCTGGTAGTTTGTACGGCGGATTGATTTTCGCAGAAAAATCGCCGCGCTATGTCACGCTAGCGCAAGCAGAGCGCATTGTAAAAGCCGAATCTGGCTTAGATTATGTCGGCGTATTTGTTGACGCAGAGGCTCAGCAAGTAGCTGAGTTTGCCAACACATTAGGGCTTAGCGCTGTGCAACTGCACGGCAATGAGTCAGCTGACTACATTGAATCGCTATCACCACTATTACCAGCGGGCTGCAAAGTATGGAAAGCCAAAGCGGTTACCGAGCAAGTGCCACCGCTTGATTTAGACGTTAACGGCTGGGTATTAGATGGCAAGTCGCCCGGCTCAGGTCAGCCATTTCCATGGCAAGTGTTAGCTGACACCGAACAAGCCTTATCAACTTGTTTATTGGCCGGTGGTATTGGCGTTGACAACATTGACGACGCCATCAAGGTAACGAACGAACAGCAATTAAAAGGGTTAGATATCAACTCAGGTGTTGAAACCAGCCCAGGTAAAAAATCACCAGCAAAAATTAATCAGGTTTTTGCTGAAATTAGGAATTACTAA
- the trpD gene encoding anthranilate phosphoribosyltransferase produces MSTVLNTLIDQEALSQAQAQDFFEQMIQGEVAPELLASVLTALKIKGETPAEIAGAALAVRNNATAFPALDFEVTDCVGTGGDGANTINISTTAAILAAACGIKMAKHGNRSVSSMSGSADLLEALGVNLTMSPETAAHCLREANLCFLYAPAYHPGFKHAAPVRKAMGVRTLFNILGPLVNPAAPSTMLLGVYTPDLLPVMADALALTGVKRGWVVHGSGLDEIALHGSTQIIEITHDGEKCEQVANTITPEDFGLQEYTLEDIKGGTPKENAQAIQAILAGQGKPAHNAAVIINAAAVLYLHGKAETLAGAASLAEDMLLSGQAAKTLAALVEVSNREGAQD; encoded by the coding sequence ATGTCAACTGTTCTTAATACGTTAATCGACCAAGAAGCCCTTAGCCAAGCACAGGCGCAGGATTTTTTTGAGCAAATGATTCAAGGTGAAGTGGCACCAGAACTGCTTGCTTCCGTGCTAACTGCATTAAAAATCAAAGGTGAAACACCAGCTGAAATTGCCGGAGCGGCACTGGCAGTAAGAAATAATGCTACCGCTTTTCCAGCGTTAGATTTTGAAGTGACTGACTGTGTGGGTACCGGTGGTGATGGCGCGAATACTATTAACATTTCGACCACAGCAGCTATTCTAGCGGCAGCATGCGGTATTAAAATGGCAAAACACGGTAACCGCAGTGTTTCGTCAATGTCTGGCTCAGCGGATTTATTAGAAGCGCTTGGCGTGAACCTAACCATGTCGCCAGAAACCGCGGCGCACTGCTTACGCGAGGCAAACTTGTGTTTCCTATATGCGCCAGCTTATCATCCGGGCTTTAAACATGCCGCGCCCGTGCGTAAAGCCATGGGTGTGCGTACCCTGTTCAATATTTTAGGGCCATTGGTAAACCCAGCTGCGCCAAGCACTATGTTACTAGGCGTTTATACGCCAGACTTACTACCTGTGATGGCGGATGCGCTAGCCCTTACCGGTGTTAAACGCGGCTGGGTAGTGCACGGCAGCGGTTTAGATGAAATCGCTCTGCATGGTTCTACACAGATTATCGAAATCACACATGATGGTGAAAAGTGCGAGCAAGTCGCGAACACCATCACCCCTGAAGATTTCGGCCTGCAAGAATATACCTTGGAAGATATTAAAGGCGGCACACCAAAAGAAAATGCTCAGGCAATTCAAGCCATATTGGCAGGTCAAGGTAAGCCAGCGCACAATGCCGCTGTGATCATCAATGCTGCCGCTGTCTTATATCTGCACGGCAAAGCAGAAACCCTAGCAGGCGCCGCTTCACTTGCGGAAGATATGTTACTTTCGGGCCAAGCAGCGAAGACCTTAGCCGCGCTGGTTGAAGTCTCTAACCGAGAAGGAGCACAGGACTAA
- a CDS encoding aminodeoxychorismate/anthranilate synthase component II, with amino-acid sequence MTNSNSPARHIVMLDNLDSFTYNLVDEFYQLGFEPKVFRNTLTADFVMSQLEALSGDVMLVLSPGPGAPHQAGCLMELISKAAGKYPILGICLGHQALIEHYGGTVGRAPSIVHGKSSPVHHNGEGAFAGINNPLPVARYHSLVATSMPDNLTVTATTEEPNQSLVMAIEHSDDAVVGFQFHPESVLTTYGSNLLAQAIERVFTLFSSSENATSIANSDK; translated from the coding sequence ATGACAAATTCAAATAGCCCTGCTCGACATATCGTAATGCTCGACAACCTAGACTCATTCACTTACAACCTAGTGGATGAGTTCTACCAATTAGGTTTTGAGCCAAAGGTATTTCGCAACACCTTAACTGCTGATTTTGTTATGTCGCAGCTAGAAGCCCTTTCTGGTGATGTGATGTTAGTTTTATCACCAGGACCTGGAGCGCCGCATCAAGCTGGCTGCTTAATGGAGCTGATCAGCAAAGCAGCAGGCAAATATCCAATTCTTGGGATTTGTTTGGGGCACCAAGCCTTAATTGAACACTATGGTGGCACTGTTGGCCGCGCCCCAAGTATTGTGCACGGTAAATCATCGCCAGTTCATCACAATGGCGAAGGTGCGTTTGCGGGGATTAATAACCCATTGCCTGTCGCCCGTTACCATTCATTGGTGGCAACCTCGATGCCGGATAACTTAACGGTGACCGCAACCACAGAAGAGCCGAATCAAAGTTTAGTGATGGCGATTGAACACAGCGATGATGCCGTCGTCGGTTTTCAGTTTCACCCTGAGTCTGTGCTAACCACCTATGGTAGCAACTTATTGGCACAAGCCATTGAGCGCGTATTCACCCTGTTTTCGTCATCAGAAAACGCTACCTCGATAGCTAATAGCGATAAATAA